A window of the Bradyrhizobium ottawaense genome harbors these coding sequences:
- a CDS encoding FAD-binding oxidoreductase produces MNIAQAAVPPLSPELIAKFRMIVGDKYAVTDAADIAPYVTEERDLFHGRSALVLRPATTAEVSAICKLATEHKIALVPQGGNTGLVGGQTPHNGEVVVSMRRLDKIREIDPASNTMTCEAGVVLQIAQNAARDVDRLFPLSLGAEGSCTIGGNLSTNAGGTAALAYGVAREMALGLEVVLADGRILNGLSKLKKDNTGYDLRNLFIGAEGTLGFITAATLKLFPKPRAVETAYVGLKSPAQALKLLSISQNEAAGSLTSFELLADIAVDFSIRHGIDIRDPLTGKHRWYVLMELSSSRDDARAALEAILAKGMEEGIVDDAVIAANLTQRAGFWKLRDEMSAAQKPEGGSIKHDISVPVAAVPDFIAEANAAVVKLIPGSRPVPFGHLGDGNIHYNVSQPVGGNSADFLARWHEVNAVVFAIVLRMGGSISAEHGIGVLKRDELPDVKDKVAIELMRGIKAMLDPHGIMNPGKVL; encoded by the coding sequence ATGAACATCGCCCAAGCCGCCGTGCCGCCGCTGTCGCCCGAACTGATCGCGAAATTTCGCATGATCGTCGGCGACAAATATGCGGTGACCGACGCCGCCGATATCGCGCCCTATGTCACCGAGGAGCGCGATTTGTTTCACGGCCGCTCGGCGCTGGTGTTGCGGCCGGCAACGACCGCCGAAGTATCCGCGATCTGCAAGCTCGCGACCGAACACAAAATCGCGCTGGTGCCGCAGGGCGGCAATACCGGGCTGGTCGGCGGACAGACCCCGCATAATGGCGAGGTCGTGGTCTCGATGCGCCGGCTGGACAAGATCCGCGAGATCGATCCGGCGTCGAACACCATGACCTGCGAAGCCGGCGTCGTGCTGCAGATCGCGCAGAACGCGGCGCGCGACGTCGACCGGCTGTTTCCGTTGTCGCTCGGCGCCGAAGGGAGTTGCACCATCGGCGGCAATCTCTCCACCAATGCCGGCGGCACCGCCGCATTGGCCTATGGCGTGGCGCGCGAGATGGCGCTCGGGCTCGAAGTGGTGCTGGCCGACGGCCGGATCCTCAACGGCCTGTCGAAGCTGAAGAAGGACAATACCGGCTACGATCTGCGCAATCTCTTCATCGGCGCCGAAGGCACGCTCGGTTTCATTACGGCCGCGACGCTGAAGCTGTTTCCGAAGCCGCGCGCCGTGGAGACCGCCTATGTCGGGCTCAAATCGCCGGCTCAGGCGCTGAAGCTGCTGTCGATCTCGCAGAACGAGGCGGCGGGCAGCCTCACCAGTTTCGAATTGCTGGCCGATATCGCGGTCGATTTCAGCATCCGTCACGGCATCGACATCCGCGATCCCCTGACCGGCAAGCATCGCTGGTACGTGCTGATGGAACTGTCGTCCTCGCGCGACGACGCCCGCGCCGCGCTGGAAGCGATCCTCGCCAAAGGCATGGAAGAAGGCATCGTCGACGACGCCGTGATCGCGGCGAATCTGACCCAGCGCGCGGGCTTCTGGAAGCTGCGCGACGAGATGTCGGCGGCGCAGAAGCCGGAAGGCGGCTCGATCAAGCACGACATTTCCGTGCCGGTCGCAGCGGTTCCTGATTTCATCGCGGAAGCCAACGCCGCCGTCGTCAAGCTGATCCCGGGCTCGCGGCCGGTGCCGTTCGGTCACCTCGGCGACGGCAATATCCATTACAACGTCTCCCAGCCGGTCGGCGGCAACTCCGCCGATTTTCTGGCGCGCTGGCACGAGGTCAACGCGGTCGTGTTCGCGATCGTGCTGCGAATGGGCGGATCGATTTCGGCCGAGCACGGCATCGGCGTGCTCAAGCGCGACGAACTGCCCGACGTCAAGGACAAGGTCGCGATCGAACTGATGCGCGGCATCAAGGCAATGCTCGATCCGCACGGCATCATGAATCCGGGCAAGGTGTTGTGA
- a CDS encoding GNAT family acetyltransferase, with product MSSPDSTLSIAPIEDRDVAGVIALWQRCGSTRPWNDPAADIALARRGDNSTVLIGRGDGVLAASVMVGHDGHRGWVYYVTVDPDRRYLNFGRAIMSAAEAWLRERGILKLQLMVRKDNAQVHAFYRSIGYYNQETVTFAKWLDGREPTP from the coding sequence GTGAGCAGCCCGGACAGCACGCTGAGCATCGCGCCGATTGAAGACCGGGATGTCGCCGGGGTCATCGCGCTCTGGCAGCGCTGTGGATCGACCCGCCCGTGGAACGATCCCGCCGCCGATATTGCGCTCGCACGGCGCGGCGACAATTCCACGGTGCTGATCGGCAGGGGTGACGGCGTGCTCGCGGCATCGGTCATGGTCGGCCATGACGGGCATCGCGGCTGGGTCTATTACGTCACGGTCGATCCCGATCGCCGCTACCTGAATTTTGGCCGCGCGATCATGAGCGCCGCGGAAGCCTGGCTGCGTGAGCGCGGTATCCTCAAGCTGCAGCTGATGGTCCGCAAGGACAATGCGCAGGTTCACGCGTTCTACCGGTCGATCGGTTACTACAATCAGGAGACGGTGACCTTCGCCAAATGGCTCGACGGCCGCGAGCCGACGCCGTGA
- a CDS encoding TetR/AcrR family transcriptional regulator produces the protein MARSKANEGDARARLVEAAGRGFRAGGFGGTGVDALAKGAGLTSGAFYAHFDSKAEAFRLVVSDGIATLRNGVAAFQEQHGRGWRDPFVDFYLGDRMDVGLDEACGLPSFSPDVARADDATRLVYEEELIRLVEVLVAGFRGAHASERAWSFLAVLSGAAAMARAVKDQKIRREILAAARIAAKAV, from the coding sequence ATGGCGCGGTCGAAGGCAAACGAGGGCGATGCGCGGGCGCGTCTGGTCGAGGCGGCCGGGCGCGGCTTCCGCGCCGGCGGATTTGGCGGGACCGGCGTCGATGCGCTGGCGAAAGGCGCGGGCCTCACCTCCGGCGCGTTCTACGCGCATTTCGATTCCAAGGCCGAGGCCTTCCGGCTGGTGGTCTCGGACGGGATCGCGACGCTGCGCAACGGCGTCGCTGCGTTTCAGGAACAACACGGCCGCGGCTGGCGCGATCCGTTCGTCGATTTCTATCTCGGCGACCGGATGGACGTCGGCCTCGACGAAGCGTGCGGCTTGCCGAGCTTCTCGCCGGATGTGGCGCGCGCTGACGATGCGACACGCCTGGTCTATGAGGAGGAACTGATACGCCTCGTCGAAGTGCTGGTCGCAGGATTTCGTGGCGCGCATGCCAGCGAGCGGGCCTGGTCGTTCCTGGCCGTGCTGTCGGGCGCGGCGGCGATGGCAAGAGCCGTGAAGGATCAAAAGATCAGGCGCGAGATACTCGCCGCGGCGCGCATTGCGGCGAAGGCGGTCTAG
- a CDS encoding Tautomerase enzyme: protein MPIQIIVPEGVLTAEAEAEAFRKLTDLLLRLHGLTGNKFMTPNVIGEVTVVPKGRTFSGGKRTDIAVFELKVPSFVLPTQELKDAWIAEGTAIIEEAAKGRIKREHIFSSVSYAVEGAWGIGGIAYSNADLGSAVAAQAAA from the coding sequence ATGCCGATCCAGATCATCGTTCCCGAGGGTGTCCTGACCGCGGAGGCGGAAGCCGAAGCCTTTCGCAAGCTCACCGACCTGCTGCTTCGCCTGCACGGCCTCACCGGCAACAAGTTCATGACGCCGAACGTGATCGGCGAAGTCACCGTGGTGCCCAAGGGCCGTACTTTCTCCGGTGGCAAACGGACCGACATCGCCGTGTTCGAACTCAAAGTGCCCTCCTTCGTGCTGCCGACGCAGGAACTGAAGGATGCCTGGATCGCGGAAGGCACCGCCATCATCGAGGAGGCCGCCAAGGGCCGCATCAAGCGCGAGCATATTTTCTCCAGCGTGAGCTACGCCGTGGAAGGCGCCTGGGGCATCGGCGGCATCGCCTACAGCAACGCCGATCTCGGATCTGCCGTCGCGGCGCAGGCCGCCGCGTAG
- a CDS encoding SOS response-associated peptidase translates to MCGRFVITSPPAALRQIFGYIEQPNFPPRHNIAPTQPIPVVMLENGGRHFRLMRWGLVPAWVKDARKFTLLINARAETVLEKPAFKNAMKRRRVLVPADGYYEWQDKDGRKRPFFIHRRDGQPVGFAALAETWMGPNGEEFDSVAIVTAPASSDLAALHHRVPVTIAPDDFERWLDGRTHDAEDVMTLLRGPLVGDFAWHEVSTRVNRVAHDDEQLVLPITDEERAAEEPKPVRKAAPRRVTPAPEDEGQGSLF, encoded by the coding sequence ATGTGCGGACGCTTTGTAATTACCTCGCCGCCAGCGGCACTTAGGCAGATTTTTGGCTACATCGAGCAGCCTAATTTTCCGCCGCGGCACAATATTGCGCCAACCCAGCCGATCCCGGTGGTCATGCTCGAAAATGGCGGCCGGCATTTCCGCTTGATGCGCTGGGGCCTGGTGCCGGCCTGGGTCAAGGACGCCAGGAAGTTCACGTTGCTGATCAACGCGCGCGCCGAGACGGTGCTGGAGAAGCCCGCCTTCAAGAACGCGATGAAGCGGCGGCGCGTGCTGGTTCCGGCGGACGGCTATTACGAATGGCAGGACAAGGATGGCCGCAAGCGTCCGTTCTTCATCCATCGCCGCGACGGCCAGCCGGTCGGCTTTGCAGCACTGGCGGAAACCTGGATGGGGCCGAACGGCGAGGAGTTCGACAGTGTCGCGATCGTCACCGCGCCGGCGAGCTCCGATCTCGCGGCCCTGCATCATCGGGTGCCCGTGACCATCGCGCCCGATGATTTCGAGCGCTGGCTCGATGGCCGGACCCATGACGCCGAAGACGTCATGACGCTGTTGAGAGGACCTTTGGTCGGCGACTTCGCCTGGCACGAGGTTTCGACGCGCGTCAATCGCGTCGCCCATGACGACGAACAACTGGTGCTGCCGATCACCGACGAGGAGAGGGCGGCCGAAGAGCCGAAGCCTGTAAGGAAAGCCGCGCCGCGCAGGGTCACGCCAGCACCGGAAGACGAAGGACAGGGATCGTTGTTTTGA
- a CDS encoding NUDIX hydrolase produces MVSSPQPTRPQLAVSGAIFRDGKVLLVRRSRSPGNGFYSLPGGRVEFGESLHTALHREVDEETGLRIEILQLAGWREVLPTADGDGHYLIMSFAARWIGREPVLNDEHDDFKWLAPDAIGDLKVTGGLKEVIEAARKLV; encoded by the coding sequence TTGGTTTCCTCTCCTCAGCCGACCCGTCCACAGCTTGCCGTCAGCGGCGCGATCTTTCGCGACGGCAAGGTTTTGCTGGTTCGCCGTTCCCGCTCGCCCGGCAACGGCTTCTACTCGTTGCCCGGCGGCCGGGTCGAATTCGGCGAATCGCTGCATACCGCGCTGCATCGCGAGGTCGACGAGGAAACCGGGCTTCGAATCGAAATTCTGCAGCTGGCCGGATGGCGCGAGGTGCTGCCGACGGCCGACGGCGACGGGCACTATCTGATCATGTCGTTTGCGGCGCGCTGGATCGGCCGGGAGCCGGTCCTGAACGACGAACACGACGATTTCAAATGGCTGGCGCCGGACGCCATCGGCGATCTCAAGGTCACCGGCGGCCTTAAGGAGGTCATCGAGGCAGCCCGGAAGCTCGTCTAA